One genomic segment of Misgurnus anguillicaudatus chromosome 23, ASM2758022v2, whole genome shotgun sequence includes these proteins:
- the LOC129444460 gene encoding uncharacterized protein: protein MTPEITQEMMFVQVSYVSVISHKQGVKLVNSTLINIEEQSDTRTSDLQVNNPAINEGSQGFNEGCELQDAALLVTQPGFVPQKTSTKSSRLSLSRKRKQARSITSDKRTCPDHTLVSDAQPLDTTTDFIKTVDFYTENLLGAGDVTNSWYAALARGSEANGDAIVPVVNTVLPSSLDPQTSVAVNLPSVVGAGVEDGSSVIFETSLPTNQEHFINELLQELTARVRRQAEGIAAIISRCTDQDVVLRRLTEGIAAIISWSKDQELLTRLIFEAHKKTSEEQNLVNRVLLDRLVDVEKAQRKEFDVQRNTVIKTQQQQHLFQL, encoded by the exons ATGACTCCGGAAATTACTCAGGAAATGATGTTTGTCCAGGTGTCCTATG TCTCTGTCATCTCCCACAAACAAGGTGTCAAATTAGTGAATTCTACTTTGATAAATATTGAAGAGCAAAGCGACACTAGGACCAGCGATCTGCAAG TTAATAACCCCGCAATAAATGAGGGTTCTCAAGGCTTTAATGAGGGCTGTGAACTGCAAG ATGCTGCATTACTAGTCACACAACCAGGATTTGTACCACAGAAAACCTCTACAAAATCTTCAAGACTTAGTCTTAGTCGGAAACGTAAGCAGGCCCGTTCTATTACCAGTGATAAAAGGACATGCCCGGACCATACACTAGTTTCTGATGCGCAACCTCTGGATACTACCACAGATTTCATTAAAACAGTTG ATTTCTATACAGAAAACCTGTTAGGAGCTGGAGATGTCACAAATTCATGGTATGCAGCGTTGGCTAGGGGCTCAGAAGCTAACGGTGATGCAATAGTACCGGTAGTTAATACCGTACTGCCATCGTCTTTGGACCCGCAGACATCTGTGGCGGTTAATCTGCCAAGTGTGGTTGGTGCCGGTGTTGAGGATGGATCTTCTGTGATTTTTGAAACATCTCTACCTACAAACCAGGAACATTTCATCAATGAGTTGTTGCAGGAATTGACAGCTCGAGTGAGAAGACAGGCTGAAGGCATCGCTGCCATAATTTCAAGGTGTACAGATCAAGACGTAGTGCTGAGAAGACTGACTGAAGGCATCGCAGCCATAATTTCGTGGTCTAAAGATCAAGAGTTATTGACCAGACTTATATTTGAAGCTCACAAAAAGACTTCTGAAGAACAAAACTTGGTGAACAGAGTGCTGCTTGATCGCTTGGTGGACGTTGAAAAAGCCCAGAGAAAGGAGTTCGATGTACAGCGAAACACGGTAATAAAAACCCAGCAACAACAACACTTATTTCAACTATAA